A window of Bufo gargarizans isolate SCDJY-AF-19 chromosome 9, ASM1485885v1, whole genome shotgun sequence contains these coding sequences:
- the C9H9orf43 gene encoding uncharacterized protein C9orf43 homolog isoform X2 has product MVTRARAPPDGPHIAQHMELDETVCQRPACPHPQCWVTLRRIEQGNPRYRPLRSISRRPSQDDGGLPVLSVTTLLSSRTPQDGGDMGACSPGVPPTTAYSIMEKVYFPGVNSYRDLIAPSRLSGSCFSSKKSQKVQVLNPSFQNTESRAVTMVWVPNAQRQPLRTQDREKPIKVWIKDLSLKDPPGGAKREKQNPDLTVIKKQKKPPTGGCPVNLSLVGSSPLPHTKNVVPVRDVQEHPEKPSTCRRRLQDQGPITDSPSSPPYRGIIAKNRRVVLHDTREKCPVVLHTGPVYRLDEQRSASPNGTEINIDRIRNQYYLWKKYIHLAGPSHRIRPPDQRTNTTRRSHKSMAPDQLGHIGLFPHDPDSALSYYKSQALETPTGSVVCDTTRSPDSESRNSPSLGGFSQRSWTDEEPSRTPEETDGRKGAEQDIPGERNEEAQPGTVTEAGDMAALLPADYISSKSEPSDVPGDQESIIPNTSDGPPESMGESTDVHENPEQGASSPQPNPPPPSPLY; this is encoded by the exons ATGGTGACCAGAGCGCGG GCCCCCCCGGACGGTCCACACATAGCGCAGCACATGGAGCTGGATGAGACGGTATGTCAGCGCCCCGCGTGTCCGCATCCGCAGTGCTGGGTGACCTTGAGGAGGATCGAACAGGGAAACCCTCGATACCGGCCGCTCCGATCCATCTCCAGACGTCCCTCCCAAGATGACG GCGGACTCCCGGTCCTGAGCGTCACCACCCTGCTGAGCAGCCGGACCCCCCAGGATGGAGGCGACATGGGGGCGTGCAGCCCAGGAGTCCCCCCTACCACAGCCTACAGCAT TATGGAGAAGGTCTACTTTCCAGGTGTAAATTCATACAGGGATCTCATCGCTCCTTCAAGACTGTCAGGGTCCTGCTTCTCTTCCAAGAAGTCTCAGAAG GTGCAGGTCCTTAATCCCTCTTTTCAGAATACAGAGAGCAGAGCTGTGACCATGGTGTGGGTGCCGAACGCCCAGCGCCAGCCTCTGCGGACACAGGACCG AGAAAAACCTATTAAAGTTTGGATCAAAGATCTTTCACTAAAAGATCCACCGGGAGGAGCGAAAAGAGAGAAGCAAAATCCAGATCTG ACGGTAATAAAAAAGCAGAAGAAGCCCCCGACTGGTGGATGTCCTGTAAATCTGTCGCTAGTTGGGTCTTCTCCTTTACCACATACAAAGAACGTTGTGCCAGTGAG GGATGTGCAAGAACATCCTGAGAAACCATCAACGTGCCGGAGACGACTCCAGGACCAGGGGCCAATCACTGATTCTCCATCTTCTCCACCTTACCGTGGGATAATAGCGAAGAACCGGCGGGTCGTCCTCCATGATACCAGAGAGAAGTGCCCAGTTGTGCTCCATACTGGCCCAGTGTACAGACTGGACGAGCAG CGATCTGCGTCTCCCAATGGCACGGAGATCAACATAGACAGAATCAGGAACCAGTATTACCTGTGGAAGAAGTATATTCACCTCGCCGGTCCCAGCCACAGAATCAGACCGCCAG ATCAAAGAACAAACACAACTCGCAGATCCCACAAGTCGATGGCTCCGGATCAGCTCGGCCACATCGGACTGTTCCCCCACGACCCGGATTCTGCCCTCAGTTACTACAAGTCACAAGCCTTGGAGACCCCCACAG GGTCCGTGGTTTGCGACACAACGAGGTCACCTGACTCCGAGAGCAGAAATTCTCCATCTTTGGGTGGATTTTCTCAGAGGTCCTGGACAGATGAAGAACCTTCTAGAACA CCAGAAGAGACAGACGGCCGCAAAGGAGCCGAGCAGGACATCCCCGGAGAGAGAAATGAAGAGGCGCAGCCGGGGACAGTGACAGAGGCCGGGGATATGGCTGCACTCCTCCCGGCAGATTACATTAGTAGCA AGTCAGAACCGAGCGATGTCCCTGGAGACCAGGAATCCATCATACCCAATACCTCCGATGGTCCTCCAGAATCCATGGGGGAAAGTACCGATGTGCACGAAAACCCGGAGCAGGGCGCGTCTTCTCCACAACCCAAcccgcctcccccctcccccttgtatTAA
- the C9H9orf43 gene encoding uncharacterized protein C9orf43 homolog isoform X1 translates to MVTRARAPPDGPHIAQHMELDETVCQRPACPHPQCWVTLRRIEQGNPRYRPLRSISRRPSQDDAGGLPVLSVTTLLSSRTPQDGGDMGACSPGVPPTTAYSIMEKVYFPGVNSYRDLIAPSRLSGSCFSSKKSQKVQVLNPSFQNTESRAVTMVWVPNAQRQPLRTQDREKPIKVWIKDLSLKDPPGGAKREKQNPDLTVIKKQKKPPTGGCPVNLSLVGSSPLPHTKNVVPVRDVQEHPEKPSTCRRRLQDQGPITDSPSSPPYRGIIAKNRRVVLHDTREKCPVVLHTGPVYRLDEQRSASPNGTEINIDRIRNQYYLWKKYIHLAGPSHRIRPPDQRTNTTRRSHKSMAPDQLGHIGLFPHDPDSALSYYKSQALETPTGSVVCDTTRSPDSESRNSPSLGGFSQRSWTDEEPSRTPEETDGRKGAEQDIPGERNEEAQPGTVTEAGDMAALLPADYISSKSEPSDVPGDQESIIPNTSDGPPESMGESTDVHENPEQGASSPQPNPPPPSPLY, encoded by the exons ATGGTGACCAGAGCGCGG GCCCCCCCGGACGGTCCACACATAGCGCAGCACATGGAGCTGGATGAGACGGTATGTCAGCGCCCCGCGTGTCCGCATCCGCAGTGCTGGGTGACCTTGAGGAGGATCGAACAGGGAAACCCTCGATACCGGCCGCTCCGATCCATCTCCAGACGTCCCTCCCAAGATGACG CAGGCGGACTCCCGGTCCTGAGCGTCACCACCCTGCTGAGCAGCCGGACCCCCCAGGATGGAGGCGACATGGGGGCGTGCAGCCCAGGAGTCCCCCCTACCACAGCCTACAGCAT TATGGAGAAGGTCTACTTTCCAGGTGTAAATTCATACAGGGATCTCATCGCTCCTTCAAGACTGTCAGGGTCCTGCTTCTCTTCCAAGAAGTCTCAGAAG GTGCAGGTCCTTAATCCCTCTTTTCAGAATACAGAGAGCAGAGCTGTGACCATGGTGTGGGTGCCGAACGCCCAGCGCCAGCCTCTGCGGACACAGGACCG AGAAAAACCTATTAAAGTTTGGATCAAAGATCTTTCACTAAAAGATCCACCGGGAGGAGCGAAAAGAGAGAAGCAAAATCCAGATCTG ACGGTAATAAAAAAGCAGAAGAAGCCCCCGACTGGTGGATGTCCTGTAAATCTGTCGCTAGTTGGGTCTTCTCCTTTACCACATACAAAGAACGTTGTGCCAGTGAG GGATGTGCAAGAACATCCTGAGAAACCATCAACGTGCCGGAGACGACTCCAGGACCAGGGGCCAATCACTGATTCTCCATCTTCTCCACCTTACCGTGGGATAATAGCGAAGAACCGGCGGGTCGTCCTCCATGATACCAGAGAGAAGTGCCCAGTTGTGCTCCATACTGGCCCAGTGTACAGACTGGACGAGCAG CGATCTGCGTCTCCCAATGGCACGGAGATCAACATAGACAGAATCAGGAACCAGTATTACCTGTGGAAGAAGTATATTCACCTCGCCGGTCCCAGCCACAGAATCAGACCGCCAG ATCAAAGAACAAACACAACTCGCAGATCCCACAAGTCGATGGCTCCGGATCAGCTCGGCCACATCGGACTGTTCCCCCACGACCCGGATTCTGCCCTCAGTTACTACAAGTCACAAGCCTTGGAGACCCCCACAG GGTCCGTGGTTTGCGACACAACGAGGTCACCTGACTCCGAGAGCAGAAATTCTCCATCTTTGGGTGGATTTTCTCAGAGGTCCTGGACAGATGAAGAACCTTCTAGAACA CCAGAAGAGACAGACGGCCGCAAAGGAGCCGAGCAGGACATCCCCGGAGAGAGAAATGAAGAGGCGCAGCCGGGGACAGTGACAGAGGCCGGGGATATGGCTGCACTCCTCCCGGCAGATTACATTAGTAGCA AGTCAGAACCGAGCGATGTCCCTGGAGACCAGGAATCCATCATACCCAATACCTCCGATGGTCCTCCAGAATCCATGGGGGAAAGTACCGATGTGCACGAAAACCCGGAGCAGGGCGCGTCTTCTCCACAACCCAAcccgcctcccccctcccccttgtatTAA